Proteins encoded by one window of Porphyromonas vaginalis:
- a CDS encoding RecQ family ATP-dependent DNA helicase, with translation MSNLNDPERTSLPPSDEVAGNSSEHSEAVDWDLLLEEQEDLWRDIATDPRVDTEHEQLGEATTQPASDQLETSQTASADDETTPLGVLHRYWGYPAFRLKQAEIIDSVLAGRDTLGLLPTGGGKSITFQVPTMLHDGLTLVVTPLIALMKDQVDGLNKRGMSAVAIHSGMEYKEIHRALDNCLYGGCKFLYLSPERLSSPLFLACLPELPIQLIVVDECHCISQWGYDFRPSYLKIAEIRRYYPSVPLLALTATATPEVVADVMARLSFREPHVISSSFARDNLQYIVRPTTDKATELLHILASTSGSAIVYCRNRKKTQELAEMLQEAGVSAHYYHAGLTHAEREIKQNAWMAGEVRVMVCTNAFGMGIDKPDVRLVVHWSMPVALEEYFQEAGRAGRDGLRAFAVVLYERRDRGMLQQRVQNEFPDKAYIRDIYDTLYSYLGIGLGEGMERSYEIDLEAFVRTEHLHPIRSLSALHILELAGAWELLLDEARSRLIVEVSREELYYIRGLSAQDDKVLRAVLRNYSGLFADYVFIDERTLSIQTHLTGEEVYDSLVRMSQRGIIHYVPRKRLPRILFYTRRERKHHFLIPPEVYELRKEAMTKRLTATIAYLDGQQGCRQAMLLHYFGEELAEPCGRCDLCLARKAHSQRSEEDLETRLKSFLEQMEVPSLTLQTLAKRLEVKPKALLPILQQLLETDDRYRTDGVHLYKNK, from the coding sequence ATGTCAAACCTCAACGACCCGGAGAGGACCTCTTTGCCTCCCAGCGATGAGGTGGCAGGCAACTCCTCTGAGCACAGCGAAGCTGTCGACTGGGACTTGCTCCTCGAGGAGCAGGAGGACCTGTGGCGTGATATAGCGACCGATCCGCGAGTTGACACCGAGCACGAGCAGCTAGGCGAGGCGACTACGCAGCCAGCGAGCGACCAACTAGAGACATCGCAGACCGCCTCTGCAGACGATGAGACTACCCCCCTAGGAGTACTTCATCGCTACTGGGGCTACCCCGCCTTCCGGCTCAAGCAGGCGGAGATCATCGACAGCGTCTTGGCGGGACGAGACACGCTCGGGCTGCTACCCACGGGTGGAGGTAAGAGCATCACCTTTCAGGTGCCGACGATGCTACACGACGGACTGACGCTCGTGGTCACACCGCTCATAGCACTCATGAAGGATCAGGTCGATGGCCTCAACAAGCGGGGCATGTCTGCCGTGGCTATCCACTCGGGCATGGAGTATAAGGAGATCCATCGTGCCTTGGACAATTGCCTGTATGGCGGGTGTAAGTTCCTCTACCTCTCGCCTGAGCGACTCAGCTCGCCGCTCTTTCTCGCCTGTCTACCCGAACTACCGATACAGCTGATCGTGGTGGACGAGTGTCACTGTATCTCGCAGTGGGGCTACGACTTTCGCCCTAGCTATCTGAAGATCGCAGAGATACGTCGCTACTACCCCTCGGTCCCTTTGCTGGCACTCACAGCGACCGCTACTCCTGAGGTGGTGGCGGACGTGATGGCGCGTCTGAGCTTTCGTGAGCCGCATGTCATCAGTAGCTCTTTCGCACGGGACAACCTGCAGTATATCGTACGCCCCACAACGGACAAGGCGACGGAGCTCCTCCATATCCTCGCCTCGACGAGTGGTAGCGCGATCGTCTACTGTCGCAATCGCAAGAAGACGCAAGAGCTGGCTGAGATGCTACAAGAGGCGGGCGTCTCGGCACACTACTACCATGCAGGGCTGACGCATGCGGAGCGAGAGATCAAGCAAAACGCCTGGATGGCGGGAGAAGTGCGTGTGATGGTCTGCACGAATGCTTTCGGCATGGGCATAGACAAGCCCGATGTGCGTCTCGTGGTGCACTGGAGTATGCCGGTGGCTCTGGAGGAGTACTTCCAAGAGGCGGGGCGTGCGGGGCGTGACGGGCTACGCGCTTTTGCCGTGGTGCTATATGAGCGACGGGATCGTGGCATGCTCCAGCAGCGGGTGCAAAACGAATTTCCCGACAAAGCTTACATCCGTGACATCTACGATACCCTCTACAGCTACCTAGGGATAGGTCTCGGCGAGGGCATGGAGCGTAGCTATGAGATAGATCTAGAGGCGTTTGTACGCACGGAGCATCTACACCCGATACGTAGCTTGAGCGCACTGCATATCCTCGAGCTGGCGGGCGCCTGGGAGCTACTCCTCGACGAGGCACGCTCACGGCTCATCGTAGAGGTTTCTAGAGAAGAGCTATACTACATCCGAGGCTTGTCCGCCCAAGATGACAAAGTGCTACGAGCTGTCTTGAGAAACTACTCGGGACTCTTTGCCGATTACGTCTTCATCGACGAGCGAACCCTCTCCATACAGACCCACCTGACGGGAGAGGAGGTCTATGACAGCCTAGTCCGAATGAGCCAGCGAGGCATCATTCACTACGTCCCGCGCAAGCGTTTGCCCCGTATCCTCTTCTACACACGGCGGGAGCGCAAGCACCACTTCCTCATACCCCCCGAAGTGTACGAGCTGCGCAAGGAGGCGATGACCAAGCGACTCACCGCCACGATCGCATACCTAGACGGTCAGCAGGGGTGCCGACAGGCGATGCTCCTACACTACTTCGGCGAGGAGCTGGCTGAGCCGTGCGGGCGCTGTGACCTTTGTCTAGCTCGTAAGGCGCACTCCCAGCGTAGTGAGGAGGATCTAGAGACACGCCTCAAGAGTTTTCTAGAGCAAATGGAGGTGCCTTCGCTTACTTTGCAGACTTTGGCTAAGAGACTTGAGGTCAAGCCGAAAGCTTTGCTCCCGATCCTGCAGCAGCTCCTTGAGACAGACGACCGCTACCGTACCGACGGGGTACATCTGTATAAGAATAAGTAA
- the recJ gene encoding single-stranded-DNA-specific exonuclease RecJ, whose translation MTNEWQYTPFTREEEVGGSQLAHALRIPAVAGRLLYRRGIRTEAEAQRFFHPSLEDLHDPFLMQDMDLAVKRLNKALGRKEHIMIYGDYDVDGTTAVSLIYKYLRSAGCSEHLLSYYIPGRDDEGYGVSYRGVDHAHEIGATLIIVVDCGIKAINEIAYAKTLGIDFIICDHHHPDDQLPDAAAVLDPKRPDCHYPFEELCGCGVAFKFMQAFGMNNGFPSASLFKLLDLVAVSIAADLVSVMDENRILAHYGLRQLNRNPSMGLKGIIKTCGLEGRKITMADIIYKIGPRINASGRMMNGREAVDLLLSNDAKTTARMSELIDEYNVRRRELDRSTTDEAMQLLQVNPELAHQPIVVLYQPDWHKGVIGIVASRVAEYTNRPTIVLTGTSDRIVGSARSVGGIDIYSIIEEARDLLLNFGGHTYAAGLTLLPDKLPDFRAYIQGVNAVTTSDRAQSTPIEIDAEIELREVTQRLYTTIQRFAPYGPDNYQPLFVTQQLYDGGASRAVGRNGEHFKVDAIPTLGSKKHCPGIAFNQAPAFRFVKKSSAGRANAPFALVYQIDENHFNGVVSLQLLVKDVKPQRPGEDLFASQR comes from the coding sequence ATGACGAACGAATGGCAATACACTCCCTTCACCCGAGAGGAGGAGGTGGGTGGCTCTCAACTGGCGCATGCCTTGAGAATACCCGCTGTGGCGGGACGCCTACTCTATCGTCGTGGTATCCGTACGGAAGCAGAGGCACAGCGATTCTTTCATCCATCGCTGGAGGATCTGCACGACCCCTTTCTGATGCAAGATATGGATCTAGCGGTCAAGCGTCTCAACAAGGCGCTAGGACGCAAGGAGCATATCATGATATACGGCGACTACGATGTAGATGGCACGACGGCTGTATCTCTAATCTATAAGTACCTCCGCTCGGCGGGGTGTAGCGAGCATCTGCTCAGCTACTATATCCCCGGACGAGACGATGAGGGCTACGGTGTATCCTATCGAGGCGTGGATCATGCCCACGAGATAGGTGCGACACTAATCATCGTGGTGGACTGTGGCATCAAGGCTATCAATGAGATAGCCTATGCTAAGACGCTGGGCATAGACTTTATCATCTGCGACCACCACCACCCAGACGACCAGTTGCCCGATGCAGCGGCCGTCCTAGATCCTAAGCGACCAGACTGTCACTACCCCTTTGAGGAGCTCTGCGGGTGTGGCGTGGCGTTTAAGTTTATGCAGGCCTTTGGGATGAACAATGGCTTCCCCTCGGCTTCGCTCTTTAAGCTCCTAGACCTGGTCGCGGTCAGTATCGCTGCCGATCTGGTCTCTGTGATGGATGAGAATAGGATCCTGGCGCACTACGGGCTGCGTCAGCTCAATCGCAATCCATCGATGGGACTCAAGGGGATCATCAAGACTTGCGGTCTCGAGGGACGTAAGATCACGATGGCCGACATCATCTACAAGATCGGGCCGAGGATCAATGCCTCGGGACGTATGATGAATGGCCGCGAAGCGGTTGATCTCCTTCTGAGCAATGATGCGAAGACGACAGCCCGCATGAGCGAGCTGATCGACGAGTACAACGTGCGTCGTCGTGAGCTAGACCGCTCTACGACTGACGAGGCTATGCAGCTCCTACAGGTCAATCCCGAGCTGGCGCATCAGCCCATCGTAGTCCTCTACCAGCCTGACTGGCACAAAGGGGTCATAGGGATCGTCGCCTCGCGTGTGGCCGAGTATACCAATAGACCGACGATCGTGCTGACAGGCACGAGCGACCGGATCGTGGGCTCGGCGCGAAGTGTCGGCGGGATAGACATCTACAGTATCATCGAGGAGGCTAGAGATCTGCTCTTAAACTTCGGTGGCCACACTTATGCCGCTGGGCTGACCCTCCTGCCAGACAAGCTCCCCGACTTTCGTGCTTACATACAGGGAGTCAATGCGGTGACAACTAGTGACCGAGCACAGTCCACACCGATAGAGATCGATGCCGAGATAGAGCTGCGTGAGGTGACGCAGAGACTCTACACGACGATACAGCGCTTTGCCCCGTATGGGCCGGACAACTACCAGCCCCTCTTTGTGACGCAGCAACTCTATGACGGGGGGGCGAGCAGAGCTGTGGGGCGCAATGGCGAGCACTTTAAGGTAGATGCTATACCTACTCTGGGGTCTAAGAAGCACTGCCCAGGGATCGCGTTCAACCAAGCACCAGCCTTCCGCTTCGTTAAGAAGTCTTCGGCGGGGAGAGCGAATGCGCCCTTTGCCCTTGTCTACCAAATAGATGAAAACCACTTTAACGGAGTTGTCTCTCTGCAATTACTAGTCAAGGATGTCAAACCTCAACGACCCGGAGAGGACCTCTTTGCCTCCCAGCGATGA
- a CDS encoding ISAs1 family transposase: MSMSIFNQLLMVEDPRINRCKKFPLGYILTTVFTATLSGCSSWYEIEDYAEEYKVDLEALYERISGESSSWGVPSHDTLNRAISLLDPNQIELVYKAFLEESFEITTGKHICLDGKTMRGVKKLDFDADSHCVTAFDPQQQASLAQVYISTKSNEINAIKEILKALDLRDTVITIDAIGTQTDIATAVVGKGGDYLLQVKDNQKLTKEEMQSFFCPLYDAHIVHQEQKDFGHGRIETRTMSSIVNPLSLDPDSTLDKWKGLKSIHMMTRVRTDKKTDKSSTETTFYISSLTDGAEIFKLIREHWAVENKLHYMLDMLFREDYSTKRARNAAQNMNIINKINLTIIQRLKDKLKGTSTLRLRKKLARMTPEEIFEMEL; the protein is encoded by the coding sequence ATCTCTATGAGCATATTCAATCAGCTTCTAATGGTCGAAGATCCACGCATAAATCGATGCAAAAAGTTCCCCCTAGGATACATCCTTACGACGGTATTCACAGCTACTCTCTCTGGCTGCTCCTCTTGGTACGAAATAGAAGACTATGCAGAGGAGTACAAGGTTGATCTGGAGGCTCTATATGAGCGTATATCAGGAGAGTCGAGCTCTTGGGGAGTCCCCTCTCACGACACGCTCAATCGGGCTATCAGTCTTCTTGATCCCAATCAGATAGAGCTAGTCTACAAAGCCTTCCTGGAGGAAAGCTTTGAGATAACAACGGGCAAGCACATCTGTCTAGATGGTAAGACGATGCGAGGCGTTAAGAAGCTAGACTTCGATGCCGACAGCCATTGCGTTACAGCCTTTGACCCTCAGCAGCAAGCTTCATTGGCTCAGGTATATATCTCCACTAAGTCTAATGAAATCAATGCCATCAAAGAAATTCTCAAGGCTCTAGATCTGCGAGACACCGTCATCACTATTGACGCTATCGGCACTCAAACCGATATAGCAACCGCAGTGGTCGGGAAGGGTGGTGACTACCTACTCCAAGTTAAAGATAATCAGAAACTAACGAAGGAAGAGATGCAAAGTTTCTTTTGTCCCCTCTACGATGCTCATATCGTGCATCAAGAGCAGAAAGACTTTGGTCACGGGCGAATAGAAACACGCACGATGAGTAGCATCGTAAACCCTTTATCTCTAGATCCAGACTCGACTTTAGACAAATGGAAAGGGCTGAAAAGTATCCATATGATGACAAGAGTACGGACGGACAAGAAGACAGATAAGTCCAGCACCGAAACCACCTTCTATATTTCTAGCCTGACAGACGGAGCGGAGATCTTCAAATTAATACGTGAGCATTGGGCTGTGGAAAACAAGCTACACTATATGCTGGATATGCTTTTTAGAGAGGACTACTCTACCAAGAGAGCCCGCAACGCAGCTCAGAACATGAACATTATAAACAAGATAAACCTGACTATCATTCAACGGCTTAAAGACAAGCTCAAAGGCACATCAACGCTACGCCTGAGGAAAAAGCTTGCACGAATGACTCCAGAGGAAATCTTCGAAATGGAATTATAA
- the rnc gene encoding ribonuclease III, with protein MSLMRRSRTRMWLQELGERWLHWWRGIRSGSSQRTPNLTTLFDRIGIVPVRTDLYLLAMRHRSCTIIGEGGEKLNNERLEFLGDAVLEASICTYLYHLHPTWDEGELSKCKSSLVSRPVNNEVGRRLHLERYIVMVPSALDNSVDIYGNTVEALIGAIYLDQGYARTQDFVRDFILPTYRDMQAHTVASIQNYKSELIEWVQKHHLSHEFRLEEHDMAPHDHFVYSVWIDGKPVGRGAGSSKKRAQQEAARDTLELLQQAYSTIQHRKG; from the coding sequence ATGAGTTTGATGAGACGCTCTAGGACTAGGATGTGGCTTCAGGAGCTAGGTGAGCGTTGGCTGCATTGGTGGCGCGGCATACGTAGTGGCAGCTCGCAGCGCACGCCCAATCTGACCACACTCTTCGATCGGATAGGCATCGTGCCAGTCCGCACAGACCTCTACCTGCTAGCGATGCGTCACCGCTCCTGCACGATCATCGGGGAGGGTGGTGAGAAGCTCAATAATGAGCGACTTGAGTTCCTCGGTGATGCAGTCCTCGAAGCCTCTATCTGCACCTACCTCTATCATCTCCATCCCACATGGGACGAAGGCGAACTGAGCAAGTGCAAGAGCTCGCTCGTGAGCCGTCCCGTCAATAACGAGGTGGGGCGACGTCTGCATCTAGAGCGTTATATCGTCATGGTGCCGAGCGCATTAGACAACTCGGTAGACATCTACGGCAACACCGTGGAGGCACTCATCGGAGCCATCTACCTCGATCAGGGCTATGCCCGTACGCAGGACTTCGTTCGCGACTTTATCCTCCCCACCTATCGCGATATGCAGGCGCACACGGTGGCGAGCATTCAGAACTATAAGAGCGAGCTCATCGAGTGGGTGCAAAAGCATCACCTCTCGCACGAATTCCGTCTCGAGGAGCACGATATGGCGCCACACGATCACTTCGTCTACAGCGTCTGGATCGATGGCAAGCCCGTAGGGCGCGGTGCTGGCAGCAGTAAGAAGCGCGCTCAGCAGGAGGCAGCGCGTGACACCCTCGAGCTACTCCAGCAGGCCTACTCGACGATACAGCACCGCAAAGGCTAG